From a region of the Georgenia yuyongxinii genome:
- a CDS encoding dihydrofolate reductase family protein, producing MRDVILYMSMSLDGFVDSDREHPGTAIPEGAELKRWKLDQISDAGAHLMGRVTYEQMSSYWPESEDPYAASMNDIPKVVFSTTLGDAEATWPVTRVARGDLADEIAAIKAEPGPDVIVWGGGRLAGALAAADLIDEYRLFVQPLVLGQGQALFDRLPNSRHLALVGATPFTCGVVVQVYRPQRG from the coding sequence ATGCGAGACGTTATTCTGTACATGTCGATGTCCCTGGACGGGTTCGTCGACAGCGACCGTGAGCACCCGGGGACGGCGATCCCCGAGGGCGCGGAGTTGAAGCGGTGGAAGCTGGACCAGATCAGCGATGCCGGAGCGCATCTGATGGGCCGAGTCACCTACGAGCAAATGTCGTCCTACTGGCCGGAGTCGGAGGACCCGTACGCCGCGTCGATGAACGACATCCCGAAGGTGGTCTTCTCCACCACGCTCGGCGACGCCGAGGCGACCTGGCCGGTCACCCGGGTCGCGCGGGGTGACCTCGCGGACGAGATTGCCGCCATCAAGGCGGAACCCGGCCCGGACGTGATTGTGTGGGGTGGCGGCCGGCTGGCCGGCGCGCTCGCTGCCGCGGACCTGATCGACGAGTATCGGCTCTTCGTCCAGCCGCTGGTGCTGGGCCAAGGGCAGGCCCTGTTCGACCGGCTCCCGAACTCCCGGCACCTCGCGCTGGTCGGCGCCACGCCGTTTACTTGCGGTGTCGTCGTTCAGGTCTACCGACCGCAGCGCGGCTAA
- a CDS encoding VOC family protein, producing the protein MHLGVHVEDLDRSRAFYAALGYEVVGEVPAAPLGSLTMLKLPGDEFVRIELVQNPTLGSIGPRGLSHLVIQVDDLHAKVADLGAKGVQVEEPTSPDGSDDFWTAWLDDPDGHRIELVQWPAHHPVGMTEADLTSPTS; encoded by the coding sequence TTGCACCTTGGCGTTCACGTCGAGGACCTGGACAGGTCGAGAGCCTTCTACGCGGCTCTGGGATACGAGGTGGTCGGCGAGGTGCCCGCCGCGCCGCTCGGGAGCCTGACGATGCTAAAGCTGCCCGGCGATGAGTTCGTGCGTATCGAGCTAGTTCAGAATCCCACCCTCGGCAGTATAGGTCCCCGTGGGCTCAGCCATCTCGTGATTCAGGTCGATGATCTGCACGCCAAGGTCGCTGACCTCGGTGCCAAGGGGGTGCAGGTAGAGGAGCCGACCTCGCCGGACGGCTCTGATGACTTCTGGACCGCCTGGCTTGACGACCCGGACGGACACCGCATCGAACTGGTGCAGTGGCCCGCCCACCATCCGGTGGGCATGACCGAGGCCGATCTGACGAGTCCGACCTCATGA
- a CDS encoding dihydrofolate reductase family protein: protein MRKLIITVISTLDGYAAGKGGNVFVMPIDLGFDRYNLVRMRAADTMLFGATTFHEARNYWPPLADDASAPDVEREIARLHNTLAKVVVSDSTAATDTAPWTSTTEVVRRGEAHARVVELKAGNGRDIVCFGSLSTWNDLLAQGLVDELHILIGPGVIGSGVPTFSEPVEQVLTLLDAHRMEESQLVTLRYAVSGARRAR, encoded by the coding sequence ATGAGGAAGCTGATCATTACCGTGATCTCGACGCTCGACGGGTATGCGGCCGGCAAGGGCGGCAACGTCTTCGTGATGCCCATCGACCTGGGATTCGACCGCTACAACCTGGTGCGGATGCGCGCCGCCGACACCATGCTGTTCGGTGCCACCACCTTCCACGAAGCACGAAACTACTGGCCACCGCTCGCCGACGACGCCTCCGCCCCGGATGTCGAGCGCGAGATCGCGCGACTCCACAACACATTGGCCAAGGTGGTCGTCTCCGATAGCACCGCAGCTACGGACACCGCCCCTTGGACCTCGACCACCGAGGTCGTTCGCCGCGGTGAGGCGCACGCCCGAGTCGTCGAACTGAAGGCCGGCAACGGCCGCGACATCGTCTGCTTCGGCAGCTTGAGCACTTGGAACGACCTCCTCGCGCAGGGCTTGGTCGACGAGTTGCACATCTTGATCGGGCCGGGCGTCATCGGCTCGGGCGTTCCGACGTTCAGCGAGCCGGTGGAGCAGGTACTCACGCTGCTCGACGCGCACCGGATGGAGGAATCACAGCTGGTCACCCTGCGGTACGCCGTCAGCGGAGCACGTCGCGCACGCTGA
- a CDS encoding RidA family protein, whose amino-acid sequence MPRQIITTSNAPSSPWYSQGVKVGPNIFVSGTVGIDPSTGKLAGDTIQDQTRQALTNCQAILRAGGADLRDVVEVGILLTNPGDFDGLNDEYARCFPSEPPTRYVAKLGVDLPGLLVSIRMTAILS is encoded by the coding sequence ATGCCGCGTCAGATCATCACGACCTCGAACGCGCCAAGCTCGCCCTGGTACAGCCAAGGGGTGAAGGTCGGGCCAAACATCTTCGTCTCGGGCACGGTCGGAATCGATCCGAGCACGGGCAAGTTGGCCGGAGACACGATCCAGGATCAGACACGACAGGCGCTCACGAACTGCCAAGCCATCCTCCGAGCCGGCGGCGCCGACCTGCGCGACGTCGTCGAGGTCGGGATCCTGCTCACCAATCCCGGTGACTTCGACGGTCTCAACGATGAGTACGCGCGTTGCTTCCCGTCCGAGCCACCGACCCGCTATGTGGCGAAGCTCGGCGTCGACCTGCCAGGACTGCTCGTCTCGATCCGCATGACAGCCATCCTGTCCTGA
- a CDS encoding GNAT family N-acetyltransferase, whose protein sequence is MTTADIGDVLDVQEAGAVHGLSDVFPQDAYPFPRDDVAHRWQQEMATPGIDCYVVLLDSTVVGFAAIRGDEFLHFGIAIEHWGTGIARTAHDAVLNRMRSRGIQRAWLTVFTGNGRGRRFYEKLGWSPTGDRTHSSFPPYPELLRYERLVEQDRSPL, encoded by the coding sequence ATGACAACTGCCGACATCGGAGACGTGCTCGACGTCCAGGAGGCGGGCGCCGTCCACGGTCTCTCAGACGTATTTCCGCAGGACGCCTACCCGTTTCCTCGCGACGACGTCGCACATCGTTGGCAACAGGAGATGGCGACGCCAGGCATCGACTGCTACGTGGTGCTGCTCGACAGCACGGTCGTGGGGTTTGCTGCGATCCGGGGCGACGAGTTCTTGCACTTCGGGATCGCCATCGAGCATTGGGGCACCGGAATCGCCCGGACCGCACACGACGCGGTGCTCAACCGAATGCGGAGCCGTGGCATTCAGCGTGCATGGCTGACTGTCTTCACCGGGAACGGGCGAGGTCGACGGTTCTACGAGAAACTCGGTTGGAGTCCCACCGGTGACCGCACCCACAGTTCATTCCCGCCTTATCCAGAGCTCCTGCGCTACGAACGTTTGGTTGAGCAGGATCGCAGCCCTCTCTAA
- a CDS encoding ribbon-helix-helix domain-containing protein, whose protein sequence is MVADEQIEKWADEAEAGYDVEGLKRRGRGRPGRGAEPMQVVAVRLTAEEIAAVDRLAQREHVSRSEAVRRALAAFAA, encoded by the coding sequence ATGGTCGCTGACGAGCAGATCGAGAAGTGGGCGGACGAGGCCGAAGCCGGCTATGACGTCGAGGGATTGAAGCGTCGCGGCCGCGGTCGCCCCGGCCGAGGTGCTGAGCCGATGCAGGTCGTTGCTGTGCGCCTCACTGCCGAAGAGATCGCGGCAGTGGACAGGCTGGCGCAGAGAGAGCACGTGTCACGCTCGGAGGCGGTCCGCCGCGCTCTGGCTGCCTTCGCGGCGTGA
- a CDS encoding addiction module antidote protein produces MAEKFTTWDAANHLENLGEVAEFLEAVFEEAGDDPAFVAQALATIARSGNVSELARRIGMSREGLYKALSADSSPSFATIMKVAKALGLKLHFESVA; encoded by the coding sequence ATGGCTGAGAAGTTCACGACGTGGGACGCCGCCAATCATCTGGAGAACCTCGGCGAGGTCGCCGAGTTCCTCGAGGCTGTGTTCGAGGAAGCCGGCGACGACCCGGCCTTCGTCGCACAGGCTCTCGCCACCATCGCCCGCTCCGGCAACGTCAGCGAGCTCGCTCGCCGCATAGGGATGAGCCGCGAGGGCCTCTACAAAGCCCTGTCGGCCGACAGCAGCCCGAGCTTCGCGACGATCATGAAGGTCGCCAAGGCGTTGGGCCTGAAACTCCACTTCGAGTCGGTCGCCTGA
- a CDS encoding TetR/AcrR family transcriptional regulator, with the protein MARYGSEHKEATRRRIVETAGRRLKRDGIDGSGIATLMADAGLTNGAFYAHFESKDDLVATVVGDQLGRQASEFSELPGGRAGLEILVGEYLSPAHRDHPDVGCPSAALLDEVGRCTEATKKAYTAGTKAILDEICTRLAPEDPESARGAALALFTMLVGSMQLARAVSDKELSDAVLEEGIRSAEALIRARTKQK; encoded by the coding sequence ATGGCGCGCTACGGCAGCGAGCACAAGGAAGCCACTCGTCGGCGCATCGTCGAGACGGCCGGTCGCCGACTCAAGCGAGACGGCATCGACGGATCCGGCATCGCCACCCTGATGGCCGACGCCGGGCTCACCAACGGCGCCTTCTACGCGCACTTCGAATCCAAGGACGACCTCGTCGCGACGGTCGTCGGGGACCAGCTTGGTCGACAGGCGTCGGAGTTCAGTGAGCTGCCGGGTGGCCGCGCCGGACTCGAGATCCTCGTCGGCGAGTACTTGTCGCCTGCGCACCGGGACCACCCCGACGTCGGCTGCCCGTCGGCAGCACTGCTCGACGAGGTCGGCCGGTGCACGGAAGCGACCAAGAAGGCGTACACGGCCGGCACCAAGGCGATCCTGGATGAGATCTGCACGCGCCTGGCGCCCGAAGATCCCGAGTCGGCCAGGGGAGCGGCGCTCGCACTGTTCACGATGCTCGTGGGATCGATGCAACTCGCCCGGGCGGTGAGTGACAAGGAGCTGTCCGACGCCGTCCTCGAGGAGGGCATTCGAAGTGCCGAAGCCCTGATCCGCGCCCGGACGAAGCAGAAGTAG
- a CDS encoding alpha/beta fold hydrolase, translating into MPVTTSHQDAATKTVDVGGKSFAYRDLGPRTGTPVIFLNHLAAVLDNWDPRVVDGIASQRRVITFDNRGVGASEGRTPSSIAEMAKDAVAFIRALCFDRVDLLGFSMGGFVAQVIAEEQPDLVRKIILAGTGPAGGEGIDKVTLLTYLDVARGALTCRDAKYYLFFTETANGRSAARAFLERLKERTENRDKAISVPSLRAHLKAINGWGVQLPRDLSRIQQAVFVANGDHDRMVPTQNSADLARRLPDARLKIYPDAGHGGIFQHHAEFVPEALDFLAA; encoded by the coding sequence ATGCCCGTCACCACCTCGCACCAGGACGCCGCGACCAAGACCGTGGATGTCGGCGGCAAGAGCTTCGCCTACCGGGACCTGGGGCCCCGGACCGGTACGCCGGTCATCTTCCTCAACCACCTCGCGGCGGTGCTGGACAACTGGGATCCCCGGGTCGTCGACGGCATCGCGTCGCAGCGTCGGGTGATCACCTTCGACAACCGCGGCGTCGGCGCGTCGGAGGGAAGGACGCCGAGCTCGATCGCCGAGATGGCGAAGGACGCCGTCGCCTTCATCAGGGCTCTCTGCTTCGACCGGGTCGATCTGCTCGGCTTCTCGATGGGCGGCTTCGTGGCTCAGGTCATCGCCGAAGAGCAGCCTGATCTCGTCCGCAAGATCATCCTCGCCGGCACCGGTCCCGCCGGAGGCGAAGGCATCGACAAGGTCACGTTGCTCACTTACCTGGACGTGGCCAGGGGCGCCTTGACCTGCCGCGACGCGAAGTACTACCTGTTCTTCACCGAGACGGCGAACGGCCGGTCAGCGGCCCGAGCGTTTTTGGAGCGGCTGAAGGAGCGCACGGAGAACCGCGACAAGGCGATCTCCGTCCCCTCGTTGCGGGCCCACCTCAAGGCCATTAACGGCTGGGGCGTGCAGTTGCCGAGGGATCTTTCACGCATCCAGCAGGCGGTGTTCGTCGCGAACGGCGACCACGACCGCATGGTGCCCACCCAGAACTCGGCCGACCTCGCCCGTCGACTGCCGGACGCCCGGCTCAAGATCTACCCCGACGCCGGCCACGGGGGCATCTTCCAGCACCACGCAGAGTTCGTCCCGGAAGCGCTGGACTTCCTTGCTGCCTGA
- a CDS encoding NADP-dependent oxidoreductase, with protein MKAFVVEKYGKDGLRAANTSQPTVGRGDVLVRVSAASINPLDKMTRNGEFKHLIKRKLPFVLGHDLAGVVTEVGADVRDFKVGDEVYARPRDLRIGTFAEFIAIDQDDVAPKPNSLTLDEAAAVPLVALAAWQILVDRANLQPGQKVLVHAGAGGLGSTVIQLAKHLGAVVATTSNTATADLVRNLGADVVVDYTKQDFTQVLSGYDLVLDSLGGQNLEKSLTVLKPHGLAIGVAGPPDAGFAKQLGAPAILGVLMTLLSRKIRKQAKALDVRYEFLFMQASGSQLRELGALYDAGVLRPVIDRTFPFEQTTEAMAYVEQGRTQAGKVVVTMKSLPDVTPSAD; from the coding sequence ATGAAGGCATTCGTCGTCGAGAAGTACGGCAAGGACGGTCTGCGCGCCGCCAACACATCACAGCCGACCGTCGGAAGAGGCGACGTGCTGGTCCGGGTCAGCGCCGCGAGCATCAACCCGCTGGACAAGATGACCCGCAACGGCGAGTTCAAGCACCTCATCAAGCGCAAGCTGCCCTTCGTGCTCGGCCATGACCTGGCCGGCGTGGTCACCGAGGTCGGCGCCGACGTACGCGACTTCAAGGTCGGTGACGAGGTCTACGCCCGTCCTCGTGACCTCCGGATCGGCACGTTCGCCGAATTCATCGCAATCGACCAGGACGACGTCGCGCCCAAGCCGAACTCCCTCACCCTCGATGAAGCCGCCGCCGTACCGCTGGTCGCCCTGGCCGCCTGGCAGATCCTGGTCGACCGCGCAAACCTGCAGCCGGGTCAGAAGGTGCTCGTCCACGCCGGAGCAGGCGGCCTCGGCTCTACGGTCATCCAGCTCGCCAAGCACCTCGGCGCCGTCGTCGCGACCACCAGCAACACCGCCACCGCAGACCTGGTCAGGAACCTCGGGGCCGACGTCGTCGTCGACTACACCAAGCAGGACTTCACCCAGGTGCTGTCCGGCTACGACCTCGTTCTCGACTCCCTCGGGGGCCAGAACTTGGAGAAGTCCCTCACCGTGCTGAAGCCCCATGGCCTCGCCATCGGCGTAGCCGGCCCTCCAGACGCCGGGTTCGCGAAGCAACTCGGCGCGCCCGCGATTCTGGGCGTCCTCATGACCCTGCTCAGCCGCAAGATCCGCAAGCAGGCGAAGGCACTCGACGTGCGCTACGAGTTCTTGTTCATGCAGGCCAGCGGCTCACAACTGCGTGAGCTGGGTGCCCTGTACGACGCCGGCGTGCTGCGCCCGGTCATCGACAGGACATTCCCGTTCGAGCAGACAACCGAAGCCATGGCTTACGTCGAGCAGGGCCGCACCCAGGCCGGCAAGGTCGTCGTCACGATGAAATCCCTTCCTGACGTCACGCCGTCCGCGGACTGA
- a CDS encoding HD domain-containing phosphohydrolase, translating to MTAPVLLPRRVEVLAGLSVAIDLGLGQPAEHMLRSAVIACGLADRLALSREQTATVYYTTLLMWIGCHADSQEYARWFGDDISVRRDAYLVDWSGLPYVRFLLGNVARGEPLGQRARVMATLMRDARGQLAELMHSHCTSASALARHIGLGPDVERTLAFTFERYDGAGLPRGASGDDIPIEMRVAQLADVAEVHHRMYGVQGAVAMARSRRGGHLDPTVVDAFTADAEALFPPPREDPWNQALSIAPDAEARLDQPCLDDLLTAIGDFVDLKCPFTFGHSRNVAALVEAAAVQLSLPNDEVAAVRRAGHLHDIGRIGVSNQVWAKPAPLTGAEWERVRMHPYLTDRVLTGIPGLAHVAAIARAHHEHLDGSGYPLGLAAGALGRPERLLAAAVAYQSALEPRPYRDALPPDAAARRLKDRVTGGAIDATCADAVLAVAGHTRTKVRRDDTLTSRETEILGLVARGLSNRDIATRLVLSEKTIRNHVEHTYAKVGATNRVGASLYALQHGLVAPKETG from the coding sequence ATGACCGCACCGGTGCTGTTGCCGCGTCGGGTCGAGGTCCTCGCAGGCCTGTCCGTGGCCATCGACCTCGGCCTGGGCCAGCCGGCCGAACACATGCTCCGGTCGGCGGTCATCGCGTGCGGGCTGGCTGACCGCCTCGCTCTCAGCCGGGAGCAGACGGCGACCGTCTACTACACGACGCTCCTCATGTGGATCGGCTGTCACGCGGACTCGCAGGAGTACGCCCGCTGGTTCGGCGACGACATCTCGGTCCGCCGCGACGCCTACCTCGTCGACTGGTCGGGACTGCCCTACGTGCGGTTCCTGCTCGGCAACGTCGCCCGGGGCGAACCGTTGGGGCAGCGGGCTCGGGTGATGGCCACGCTGATGCGCGACGCCCGCGGTCAGCTCGCGGAGCTGATGCACTCTCACTGCACCTCGGCGTCCGCGCTGGCGCGGCACATCGGCCTCGGGCCCGACGTCGAGCGGACGCTCGCCTTCACGTTCGAGCGCTACGACGGCGCGGGGCTCCCGCGCGGCGCCTCCGGTGACGACATCCCGATCGAGATGCGGGTGGCCCAGCTGGCCGACGTCGCCGAGGTGCACCACCGGATGTACGGCGTGCAGGGTGCGGTCGCGATGGCCAGGAGCCGTCGCGGCGGCCACCTCGACCCGACCGTCGTCGACGCCTTCACAGCCGATGCCGAGGCGCTCTTCCCGCCACCCCGCGAAGACCCGTGGAACCAAGCACTGTCCATCGCCCCCGACGCCGAGGCCCGGCTGGACCAGCCGTGCCTCGATGACCTGCTGACCGCCATCGGCGACTTCGTCGACCTCAAGTGCCCCTTCACTTTCGGGCACTCCCGGAATGTGGCGGCACTCGTGGAGGCGGCCGCCGTACAGCTGAGTCTGCCGAATGACGAGGTCGCCGCCGTGCGGCGCGCAGGACACCTTCACGACATCGGGCGGATCGGCGTGTCGAACCAGGTCTGGGCGAAGCCGGCCCCGCTGACCGGCGCCGAGTGGGAGCGGGTGCGGATGCACCCCTACCTCACCGACCGGGTGCTCACCGGCATCCCCGGCCTCGCGCACGTAGCCGCGATCGCCCGCGCACACCACGAGCACCTCGACGGGTCCGGATACCCGCTGGGTCTCGCCGCTGGGGCGCTCGGGCGGCCCGAGCGGCTGCTTGCGGCCGCGGTCGCCTACCAGTCAGCGCTGGAGCCACGGCCGTACCGCGACGCGCTGCCCCCTGACGCAGCCGCGCGACGGTTGAAGGACCGCGTCACCGGCGGTGCCATCGACGCGACGTGCGCTGACGCCGTCCTGGCGGTGGCAGGGCACACGCGGACGAAGGTACGCCGCGACGACACGCTCACCTCCCGCGAGACGGAGATCCTCGGCCTCGTGGCCCGCGGCCTCTCCAACCGCGACATCGCCACCCGCCTCGTCCTCAGCGAGAAGACAATCCGCAACCACGTCGAACACACCTACGCCAAGGTCGGCGCCACCAACCGGGTCGGCGCGAGCCTCTACGCGCTCCAGCACGGGCTGGTCGCGCCGAAAGAGACGGGATGA
- a CDS encoding carboxymuconolactone decarboxylase family protein has translation MRSMFIETVPEERAGGPLAAYYEQQRAAWGFLPNYAAAFSTRPEVAVAWNALNKAVRDGMDRRRFEIATIGAARALRSTYCIAAHSAFLRDVCGDEPTMVTIAEDPSGAALSDQDRAVYEFAARVAQDAAAVAQSDVDRLKDLGLSDGDIADVVFAAAARCFFTRVLDGLGAQLDAETASTFAPEILASMVVGRSPAED, from the coding sequence ATGAGAAGCATGTTCATCGAGACCGTGCCTGAAGAGCGCGCCGGGGGGCCCCTCGCCGCCTACTACGAGCAGCAGAGAGCTGCCTGGGGCTTCCTCCCCAACTACGCGGCGGCCTTCTCGACGCGCCCCGAGGTAGCGGTGGCCTGGAACGCGCTCAACAAGGCCGTGCGCGACGGAATGGATCGCCGCCGTTTCGAGATCGCCACGATCGGCGCGGCCCGGGCGCTGCGCTCGACGTACTGCATCGCCGCGCACTCCGCGTTCTTACGGGACGTCTGTGGCGACGAACCCACCATGGTGACGATCGCGGAGGACCCGAGCGGAGCCGCCCTGAGCGACCAGGACCGGGCGGTCTACGAGTTCGCGGCGCGGGTGGCGCAGGACGCTGCCGCCGTCGCGCAGAGCGACGTCGACCGACTGAAAGACCTCGGGCTCAGTGACGGCGATATCGCTGACGTGGTGTTCGCGGCGGCCGCCCGGTGCTTCTTCACACGCGTCCTCGACGGGCTCGGGGCGCAGCTCGACGCGGAGACGGCCTCAACCTTCGCGCCGGAGATCCTCGCCTCGATGGTGGTCGGACGGTCTCCGGCCGAGGACTAG
- a CDS encoding winged helix-turn-helix domain-containing protein gives MDTTIGRLRAKLGEDSALPRYIQTVRGFGYRFGPVHAIA, from the coding sequence GTGGACACCACGATCGGGCGGTTGCGGGCCAAACTGGGCGAGGATTCGGCCCTGCCGCGCTACATCCAGACGGTGCGCGGGTTCGGGTACCGCTTCGGGCCGGTCCATGCGATCGCGTAA
- a CDS encoding DUF2252 domain-containing protein, whose product MAEKKVKHPSVEERASQGKGYREKTPISSHTGWVPASDRSDPVALLEEQNQTREQDLVPVRHGRMLVSPFTFYRGAAKIMAADLKDTPRAGLDCQLCGDAHLSNFGVFASPERNLLFDLNDFDETLPGPFEYDVKRMTASFTIAARSNTFTKDQTRDVTLTAVRAYREAMAQFAQMRTLDIWYARLSEQQLVEAIDLAVATQKGKALKKAAHGMGKTARQSVAKAHTRDSLQALSKLAELADGRYRIVSQPPIVIPARDLGDSYGMSGDEVEHAIREQFRSYRATLPEDRRHLLERFEVIDVARKVVGVGSVGTRAFIALLQGRDQQDPLFLQVKEATRSVLEDHLPRSRFKQPGERVVQGQRMMQAASDIFLGWTKGVQDNRYLYWRQLRDMKGSAVVEAMKPVGMTFYANACGWTLARAHARSGDPIAIAAYLGKSDKFDRSITDFSERYADQNDKDYQSFADAVRTGRLDATDGV is encoded by the coding sequence ATGGCGGAGAAGAAGGTCAAGCACCCGAGCGTCGAGGAACGTGCATCCCAGGGCAAGGGATACCGCGAGAAGACGCCCATCTCCAGCCACACGGGCTGGGTTCCCGCTTCCGACCGGTCCGATCCGGTAGCACTGCTCGAGGAACAGAACCAGACCCGGGAACAGGACCTGGTGCCGGTGCGTCACGGCCGGATGTTGGTCTCGCCGTTCACGTTCTACCGGGGGGCGGCCAAGATCATGGCCGCCGACCTGAAGGACACGCCGCGGGCCGGCCTGGACTGCCAACTGTGCGGGGACGCCCACCTGTCCAACTTTGGTGTGTTCGCCTCGCCGGAGCGAAACCTGCTGTTCGACCTGAACGACTTCGACGAGACACTTCCGGGGCCCTTCGAGTACGACGTCAAACGCATGACCGCCAGCTTCACCATCGCAGCTCGGAGCAACACGTTCACCAAGGACCAAACACGCGACGTAACACTCACCGCGGTTCGGGCCTACCGCGAAGCGATGGCCCAGTTCGCGCAAATGCGCACCCTGGACATCTGGTACGCCCGCCTGTCCGAGCAGCAGCTGGTGGAAGCCATCGACCTGGCCGTGGCAACCCAAAAGGGCAAGGCCCTCAAGAAGGCAGCCCACGGCATGGGAAAGACGGCGCGACAGAGCGTCGCAAAGGCCCACACTCGGGACAGCCTGCAGGCACTCTCCAAGCTCGCCGAGCTCGCGGACGGGAGGTACCGAATCGTCAGTCAGCCACCGATCGTCATTCCCGCCCGGGACCTGGGAGATTCGTACGGGATGTCTGGGGATGAGGTTGAGCACGCGATTCGTGAGCAGTTCCGGTCCTACCGGGCCACGCTGCCAGAGGACCGGCGTCACCTGCTCGAGCGCTTCGAAGTCATCGACGTCGCCCGCAAGGTCGTGGGCGTCGGCAGTGTCGGTACGCGGGCGTTCATCGCCTTGCTCCAGGGGCGCGATCAACAGGATCCGCTGTTCCTCCAGGTCAAGGAGGCCACTCGATCGGTGCTCGAGGACCACTTGCCGAGGAGCAGGTTCAAGCAGCCGGGCGAGCGAGTGGTGCAGGGGCAACGGATGATGCAGGCAGCGAGCGACATCTTCCTGGGGTGGACCAAGGGCGTGCAGGACAACCGGTACCTGTATTGGCGCCAACTGCGGGACATGAAGGGCTCGGCCGTCGTGGAAGCGATGAAGCCGGTCGGCATGACGTTCTATGCCAACGCATGCGGCTGGACACTGGCACGCGCGCACGCCCGATCAGGTGACCCGATCGCGATCGCCGCCTATCTCGGCAAGAGCGATAAGTTCGACCGCTCCATCACCGATTTCTCCGAGCGCTACGCCGACCAGAACGACAAGGACTACCAGTCCTTTGCCGACGCGGTCCGGACCGGCCGCCTGGACGCAACCGACGGCGTCTAG
- a CDS encoding type I asparaginase — protein MSDDVLVLHSGGTIGMVDTPAGHAPVAGALRPYLDWMVEQSRGELPPITFLELDPPIDSANATPENWCAIARILYERRQDHRGFVVLHGTDTMAYTSSALSFLLPSFGRPVIVTGSQIPIIRTRSDGRQNLIGALQVAASSDVDEVTLLFGEVLLRGNRATKIDASGLDAFDSPRFPPVAEIGIDITVNRGLIRPTEGQPRLIEGPLGTVAAVRLFPGFSASILANLCRPPLQGLILEAYGAGNGPSDDQGFLAAIDAATSQGIVVVVVTQCLHGSVQPGAYAAGSALLRAGAVPGFDMTSEAALTKLAVLLGQGLDTGTVAEMMQHDIAGELTRQA, from the coding sequence GTGAGCGACGACGTGCTCGTCCTGCATTCCGGCGGCACCATCGGGATGGTCGACACCCCGGCTGGTCACGCGCCCGTGGCCGGAGCGTTGCGTCCCTACCTGGACTGGATGGTCGAACAGTCGAGGGGCGAGCTGCCTCCGATCACCTTCCTGGAGCTCGACCCGCCCATCGACTCGGCCAACGCGACTCCGGAGAACTGGTGTGCAATCGCACGCATCCTCTACGAACGCCGCCAGGACCACCGGGGCTTCGTCGTCCTGCACGGCACCGACACGATGGCCTACACCTCGTCGGCGCTATCGTTCTTGCTGCCCTCTTTCGGCAGGCCGGTCATCGTCACAGGCTCCCAGATTCCCATCATTCGCACCCGCAGCGACGGCCGACAGAACCTGATCGGGGCCCTACAGGTCGCGGCGTCCTCCGACGTCGATGAGGTCACGCTGCTCTTCGGTGAGGTCCTGCTGCGAGGGAACAGGGCCACGAAGATCGACGCCTCCGGCCTGGATGCGTTCGACTCTCCCCGGTTCCCGCCGGTGGCCGAGATCGGCATCGACATCACGGTGAACCGTGGCCTCATCCGCCCCACGGAAGGGCAGCCGAGGCTGATCGAGGGGCCCTTGGGGACCGTCGCGGCAGTGCGTCTGTTCCCGGGCTTCTCGGCGTCCATCCTCGCGAACCTGTGCCGGCCACCGCTCCAGGGCCTGATCCTCGAGGCCTACGGTGCGGGCAATGGCCCTTCCGACGACCAGGGTTTTCTGGCGGCCATCGACGCGGCGACGTCGCAGGGCATCGTCGTGGTCGTCGTCACCCAGTGCCTGCACGGATCGGTGCAGCCCGGTGCCTATGCGGCGGGATCGGCGCTGCTGCGCGCAGGCGCAGTGCCAGGATTCGACATGACGTCTGAGGCAGCCCTGACCAAGCTCGCCGTCCTGCTCGGGCAGGGCCTCGACACTGGCACCGTCGCCGAGATGATGCAGCACGACATCGCCGGCGAGCTGACCCGACAGGCCTGA